In the candidate division WOR-3 bacterium genome, GTAGAAATGAAGAGAGTTTTCCCTTCTTCCTTGAGTTTGACGAAAATCTCACGTACTGTTTTGCTTGTTTTCGGGTCCAATCCGACAAGGGGTTCGTCAATCAGGACCAGGTCAGGATTGTGTAACAGCAGCTGACACATGATCACACGTTGCTTCATCCCGTGGGAGTAGCTTTCTGATAGTTCGTCGATCCAGGGACCGATGTCGAGAATTTCGATCAGTTGGGCAAGGCGTGTTTCGTAGTGGGGGGTCCTCACATTGTAAATTCCGGCGACGAAATTGATGAATTCGCGACCCGTGAGTTTGTTATATATGAACGGTTCATCCGGCACGTAGCCCAGGAATGATTTGGCTTTGATCGGGTCTTCGTTGAGATTGATCCCTTCGATCGTTATCTCTCCTTCAGTTGGACGGAGCAAGCCTGCGGTCAATTTCAGGGTCGTTGTTTTTCCGGCGCCATTTGGTCCCAGTAGTACGAATATTTCACCCTGTTTTAATTGAAGGTTTAATCCTTGAAGGGCCCAGACGTTGTTGAATTTCTTCCTGAGGTTCTTGACGACCAGTCGTTTCATTCTGTGCTACGGACTATTCTGTGTACTCGAGAGTTTTTATCTTCAACTTGCCCACGACTTTCAGGACACCTGCCTGCTCTGCAATTTCGCCCTCTTTCAGTTTCAGGTGTCCGACGTCAGCGGGAAATTGATTGAAAGTCGGGTCGACCGGCACCCATTTTCCAAGCCAAACAGCACACCATGCATGGTAATAGTAGGCATAGCCGTTTAGGTTCACCAGCCCCACGTAGATCTTCGTCGGGACGCCGGCTGCCCGCGCCAGCGCCGTGAATAGGATCGCATGCTCGTTGCAGTCACCTTTTTTCATCTGCAGCACATCGAGGGCTGAAGGCAGTGAAGCAGTGGGATTTTTTTCGAGAAGGTTATATACGCCGCTCGTGAGTTTCGCCACTGCTTTGGCGGCGTTGGTTTCATCACCGATCATCTCCCTTGTCTTGTTGACGATTTTCGGGTCGGTGCACTGTATGTACGCAGACGGTTGGAGGAAAGTTTTGTTATGTTCGATCGGCAGTGTGAGGTCGGGTAGATCTGCTATCTGGGGTAGGGTCGAGGCAATCACGATCGGTTTTTCGCTGAGGAGGTCTTGGTAGTCATCCTGGAGGTCGAGGTCTTCTGTCGTGATGTCCTGCATTTCTACTTTGAGGTACGTGAGATTCTTGGGATCGGGTGTGGGAGGATCGAGTTTTACCGAGAAGAAAGTTATGAGGTCGAATGCCTTGTCCGGTGATATCTCAGCCAGTGCCTGTTCTTTGGTCAGGGGTATGATTTCCAGCCCCATGGCCGGTGACGATTCCTTTATCAATTGATAATCCGCATCGAGCCAGAGTATCGAACTGATCCCCATGAAATTGAGCTCCACCCTGGTCCCGGTTTTCGTTTCGCCGAGCACATCAACCTGCTCCTGACCGAGCATCTTTATGCGCGCGGTGGATGACGATTGGGTCGTCGGGTCAAAATAGGGTATCGCGATCTCTTCGCCGGCTTTCAGGTTCTTGCTCTTTATTACTTCTTCTATGGCGTCTGGGAAATATGGTTTTTCCTTCAAAGCAATGGTCTGTGTGTACTCTTTGTTCTGAACGTATGAAGTTAATTGCAGACTCTGCCCTTCGATCCTGCCTTCGACGCGCTGGTGCCCGCCATTACGCAATTCCAGCGAGTAATCTTTCAGGGTGTAGTCTTTATCAGTGTGAGCAAACACGTGGGTCGTCAGCGATCGGGTCTGGTTCATCATGACGATGGTCATGCGCGTGATGTTCTCAACCGTGAGTCCGGCATCCTCGCGCGATATCTTGGTGAAAGAGTAGCCGATCCGTTCACCCTGGATGAAAATGCCTGCCCACTCTTCGCGGCTTTCACCGGCCGAATGTTCCGAGGCAGGTACGAACTCTGCATTGACGGGTTTTCTGATTTGCAGTATCAAAACGACCGTGACGACCAAGATCGCCGCCACGACCAGATAGCCTAATATCTTTTTCATCATTACTCCTTTGGCTATTATACCCAGACGAGCACGTGAGTCAAGAAGACGCCATGGGGTCAGGTCTTGACTATTGACAAAATGGTGTGTCTGACGTCTATGCAGTTGACATACTACATTCAGAATTAATCTTTCTGTTCAAGAAGAGATCGATGGTCGTCAGTAAAGTAGATGGGGTAGAGATTGCCTTCGCTTTTGCGAAAAAGTGAGGGGGCAATCCGCTCTCATACTTACTCTTCGAGTAAGTTAGCCGCAGCGTTAGCGAAGGCATACGCATCGAGAAGAATGATCATTGATTACCGTGTACAGCAATCGATTTCATGTTACGTTTTCAGCAAAAAACCACATAAAAAATTGTCTTCGCTTTTGCGAAAATGTGAGTGTGTTCGGCGATTGACAGTGAATTGTGTAGCATCTATACTGATTGTCATGCTGGCAAAAGTGTTATCATGTGCTACATTCGGGATCGAAGGATATCTTGTAGATGTCGAGGTCGACATATCAACCGGTCTTCCTGCATTCACTACAGTCGGACTTCCTGACAACGCGGTCAAGGAATCAAAAGACCGGGTTTTTGCAGCGATAAAGAACGCGGGGTTCCGTTTCCCGGGTAAGAAAATCACGGTCAATCTGGCACCGGCCGATATTAAAAAGGAAGGTTCCAGTTTTGACCTCCCGATCGCGGTCGGTATTCTGGGTGCATGCCAGAGTGTGCGCAGCGAGAGTTTGAAGCGCTACACGATTCTGGGTGAACTTTCGCTGGACGGGTCATTGCGTCCGATAAAGGGCGCGATCTCTCTGTCCCTTGCCACAAAACAGAACCATCTCGACGGCCTCATTTTGCCCAGGGTGAATGCCCGTGAAGCGGCGATCGTCGATGGTATGAGCGTATACGGGTTTGATAACCTCATCGAAGTGGTGGCTTTCCTTAACGGCGAGATGGAAGCGCAGCCTACTGTCGTGGATCGCGAAGAGATCTTTGATGCCGCGAGCCAGTATGCGGTCGATTTTGCCGAGGTCAAGGGACAGTATCATGCCAAGCGCGCCCTGGAGATCGCCGCGGCCGGCGGCCATAATATTTTGATGATCGGGCCCCCCGGCACTGGTAAGACCATGCTCGCGCGCCGCATGGTCACGATACTCCCCCGTATGACTTTGGAAGAAGCGCTGGAGACGACCAAGATCCATTCGGTTGCCGGCATTCTGCAGTCGGGTGATTCATTGCTCGGTACCCGGCCTTTCCGCTCACCCCATCACACGATCTCTGATGCGGGAATAATCGGCGGCGGTCATGTGCCCAGACCGGGAGAGGTATCGCTTGCGCACAACGGCGTGTTATTCCTCGATGAAATGCCCGAGTTTCACAAAAACGTATTGGAAGTTTTGCGCCAGCCCATTGAAGACGGCCAGGTGACGATCGGCCGAGCGAAAATAACGCTTACCTACCCGGCGCGTTTCATGCTCGCCGCAGCAATGAATCCATGTCCGTGCGGGTATTTCACCGATCCTTATCATGAATGCCGGTGCACGCCGGCCGCGATCCAGCGCTATCACGCAAAGATCTCCGGGCCGCTCTTGGATAGGATCGACATCCACATCGAAGTGCCGGCTCTGAAATACGATGAACTAAAATCGACTGCACCCGGTGAATCGTCGCTGGATATTCGCACACGCGTGAACATGGCGCGCGAAAACCAGCTTGAGCGTTATGAGGGCACGAGAAATATCTACTGCAACGCGCATCTGGGGTCTAGGGACATTCGAAAGCACTGCGCGATCGATAATGAAGCGCAATCGTTGCTCAAAACCGCGATCGAACGCTTTGGTCTTTCCGCCCGCGCCTATGACAAAGTGCTGAAGGTCGCCCGCACCATTGCCGACCTCGATGGTGAAGTAAACATCAAAATTCACCACATCGCCGAGGCCATCCAGTACCGGAGTCTGGATAAAAACGTCTGGCAAAGGCTGTAAGCCTTTTCGATTAAAGTGATAAAAGAAAGATTACAATGATGTTTTTATTTGGCAGAAACTCTAGAGTTTCTTTGATGACAATGATAAACAAATAGATTGCAGTGATAATATTATCTGGCAGAAGTCTTTGAGTTTCTTCTGTTCAATCTTATCCTTCGAGTAAGCGCAGCGCATTGAGAAGTCGGCTCGTGGCTAGTCAAAGTGCTAGCCACTAATTCTCACGTAAGTCCGTTTCTTTCATCCTGCATAGCATGGGTCATTCCCCGGCTTGACCGGGGAATCCAGTGCAGTCGCGACACGAAGCCCGCTCGCCATCACTGCCATCGACCCGCTCCGTGGTTCTGTTAACAATCAAAAAAAAACATCTTCGTAAAAATCCCGCCATCCGGGTTATAATCTATTAGATATTCTGTACAGCAAGGTCTGGGGGTGGGACTGAGTAAAGCTTTCATAACTAGATGCCCAACGTGCGGTATCGATTGGGAATTGGATGAAGAAAACATCCCGTTTGCCTTTCAATGCACGGGGTGTGATCACTTCTACGGCATCAACTGGCATCCCGAAAAAACAGGGATGATGCGAATCATAGA is a window encoding:
- a CDS encoding ABC transporter ATP-binding protein, which codes for MKRLVVKNLRKKFNNVWALQGLNLQLKQGEIFVLLGPNGAGKTTTLKLTAGLLRPTEGEITIEGINLNEDPIKAKSFLGYVPDEPFIYNKLTGREFINFVAGIYNVRTPHYETRLAQLIEILDIGPWIDELSESYSHGMKQRVIMCQLLLHNPDLVLIDEPLVGLDPKTSKTVREIFVKLKEEGKTLFISTHTLSFAREIATKIGIINRGELKFIGDIEELSRISGKKDIEDIYLKLSEDNADSRGIDYSDKNPGSQ
- a CDS encoding transglutaminase-like domain-containing protein translates to MKKILGYLVVAAILVVTVVLILQIRKPVNAEFVPASEHSAGESREEWAGIFIQGERIGYSFTKISREDAGLTVENITRMTIVMMNQTRSLTTHVFAHTDKDYTLKDYSLELRNGGHQRVEGRIEGQSLQLTSYVQNKEYTQTIALKEKPYFPDAIEEVIKSKNLKAGEEIAIPYFDPTTQSSSTARIKMLGQEQVDVLGETKTGTRVELNFMGISSILWLDADYQLIKESSPAMGLEIIPLTKEQALAEISPDKAFDLITFFSVKLDPPTPDPKNLTYLKVEMQDITTEDLDLQDDYQDLLSEKPIVIASTLPQIADLPDLTLPIEHNKTFLQPSAYIQCTDPKIVNKTREMIGDETNAAKAVAKLTSGVYNLLEKNPTASLPSALDVLQMKKGDCNEHAILFTALARAAGVPTKIYVGLVNLNGYAYYYHAWCAVWLGKWVPVDPTFNQFPADVGHLKLKEGEIAEQAGVLKVVGKLKIKTLEYTE
- a CDS encoding YifB family Mg chelatase-like AAA ATPase gives rise to the protein MLAKVLSCATFGIEGYLVDVEVDISTGLPAFTTVGLPDNAVKESKDRVFAAIKNAGFRFPGKKITVNLAPADIKKEGSSFDLPIAVGILGACQSVRSESLKRYTILGELSLDGSLRPIKGAISLSLATKQNHLDGLILPRVNAREAAIVDGMSVYGFDNLIEVVAFLNGEMEAQPTVVDREEIFDAASQYAVDFAEVKGQYHAKRALEIAAAGGHNILMIGPPGTGKTMLARRMVTILPRMTLEEALETTKIHSVAGILQSGDSLLGTRPFRSPHHTISDAGIIGGGHVPRPGEVSLAHNGVLFLDEMPEFHKNVLEVLRQPIEDGQVTIGRAKITLTYPARFMLAAAMNPCPCGYFTDPYHECRCTPAAIQRYHAKISGPLLDRIDIHIEVPALKYDELKSTAPGESSLDIRTRVNMARENQLERYEGTRNIYCNAHLGSRDIRKHCAIDNEAQSLLKTAIERFGLSARAYDKVLKVARTIADLDGEVNIKIHHIAEAIQYRSLDKNVWQRL